From Plasmodium brasilianum strain Bolivian I chromosome 7, whole genome shotgun sequence, the proteins below share one genomic window:
- a CDS encoding elongation factor 1-beta: MASNANLLIVKGESDYSKLNTFFANNSYYQNYALSAMDIKIYNQIKSVINKDTYPHLYRWYKHIDSLPNLFGSDNDDDKNILLNKKKEKEEELKKKKQKEKEKNRSILIIEIKPKSIDTDISKIPKLVKQKIVDENIKWGEEVKKLPVAFGLYKLHMSCIIYDDFVNTNELIDKIENIDLDNEEDRKKRSLILGLDDEENEDYDEDKNEEVEDDLDFLVQSAEIITFNKL; this comes from the exons ATGGCAAGTAATGCAAATTTACTAATCGTTAAGGGAGAAAGTGACTACAGCAAGCTGAATACCTTTTTCGCGAACAATTCCTACTACCAAAATTATGCATTAAGTGCAAtggatataaaaatatataatcagATAAAATCAGTCATAAATAAAGACACGTATCCTCACTTATATCGTTGGTATAAACATATTGACTCTTTACCAA ATCTTTTTGGTAGTGACAATGATGAtgataagaatattttattgaataaaaaaaaagagaaagaagaggagcttaaaaaaaagaaacaaaaagaaaaagagaaaaatagaTCAATATTGATTATTGAAATAAAACCTAAATCAATTGATACAGATATATCGAAAATACCAAAACTtgtgaaacaaaaaattgtgGATGAAAATATCAAATGGGGAGaggaagtaaaaaaattaccagTGGCCTTTGGATTGTATAAACTTCATATGTCATGTATAATTTATGACGATTTTGTTAATACAAATGAACTAATTgacaaaatagaaaatattgaTTTGGATAATGAAGaggatagaaaaaaaagatcttTAATTTTAGGACTAGATGATGAAGAGAATGAGGATTATGATGAAGATAAAAATGAGGAAGTAGAGGACGATTTAGACTTCCTAGTTCAATCAGCAGAGATTATTACTTTCAACAAACTATAA